A window from Rhinolophus sinicus isolate RSC01 linkage group LG01, ASM3656204v1, whole genome shotgun sequence encodes these proteins:
- the CDCA7 gene encoding cell division cycle-associated protein 7 isoform X2 — MDARRVPQKDRRVKKNFEKFRYMKLISMETSLSSDDSCDSFASDNFANTRLQSDHAGCRTRSQCRRAGPLRVAMKFPTRNTSGAANKRPAPSKPSESSVNDSSSDSEDENGMKFLEKRALNIKQNKAMLAKLMSELESFPGSFPGRRCLPGPSSQSKTPRRRTFPGVTSRRNPDRRARPLTRSRSRILGSLSALPTEEEEEEEDKYMLVRKRKAVDGYMNEDDTPRGRRPGSMTLPHVIRPVEEITEDELENICCNSREKIYSRSLGSTCHQCRQKTIDTKTNCRNPECWGVRGQFCGPCLRNRYGEEVKDALLDPNWHCPPCRGICNCSFCRQRDGRCATGVLVYLAKYQGFGNVHAYLKSLKQEFEMQA; from the exons ATGGACGCTCGCCGCGTGCCG CAAAAGGATCGCAGAGTAAAGAAGAACTTTGAGAAATTCAGATATATGAAGTTGATTTCCATGGAAACCTCGTTATCCTCTGATGACAGTTGTGACAGCTTTGCTTCTGATAATTTTGCAAACACG AGGCTGCAGTCAGACCACGCAGGCTGTAGGACCCGCAGTCAATGCCGGCGGGCCGGACCTCTCCGGGTGGCCATGAAGTTCCCAACTCGAAATACCAGTGGGGCAGCCAACAAAAGACCAGCACCCTCCAAACCTTCAGAGAGTTCTGTGAATGATTCCAGTTCTGATTCAGAAGATGAAAACGGCATGAAGTTTTTGGAGAAAAGGGCTTTgaatataaagcaaaacaaagcaatg cTTGCAAAACTAATGTCGGAATTAGAAAGCTTCCCTGGCTCATTCCCAGGACGGCGTTGCCTTCCAGGCCCCAGTTCA CAATCAAAGACACCCCGAAGGCGTACCTTCCCAGGTGTTACTTCCAGGAGAAACCCCGACCGGAGAGCTCGTCCTCTTACCAGGTCAAGGTCCCGGATCCTTGGGTCCCTTAGTGCTCTACccacagaggaggaggaggaagaggaggataaGTACATGTTGGTGAGAAAGAGGAAGGCTGTGGACGGCTACATGAAC GAAGATGACACACCCAGAGGTCGTCGCCCGGGATCCATGACCCTTCCGCATGTCATTCGCCCAGTGGAAGAAATCACAGAGGATGAGTTGGAGAACATCTGCTGCAATTCCCGAGAGAAGATATACAGTCGTTCATTG GGATCTACTTGTCATCAGTGCCGCCAGAAAACTATTGATACCAAAACAAACTGCAGAAACCCAGAGTGCTGGGGTGTTCGAGGCCAGTTCTGCGGTCCCTGCCTGCGAAACCGTTACGGCGAAGAGGTCAAGGACGCTCTGCTGGATCCA AACTGGCATTGTCCACCTTGTCGAGGAATCTGCAATTGTAGCTTCTGTCGGCAGCGAGATGGGCGGTGTGCAACGGGGGTCCTTGTGTACCTGGCCAAATACCAGGGCTTTGGGAATGTTCATGCTTACTTGAAAAG tctgAAACAGGAATTTGAAATGCAAGCATAA
- the CDCA7 gene encoding cell division cycle-associated protein 7 isoform X1, which yields MDARRVPQKDRRVKKNFEKFRYMKLISMETSLSSDDSCDSFASDNFANTKPKFRSDISEELANVFYEDSDNESFCGFSESEVQDVLDRCGFLQKPRPDITNELASIFHADSDDESFCGFSESEIQDGMRLQSDHAGCRTRSQCRRAGPLRVAMKFPTRNTSGAANKRPAPSKPSESSVNDSSSDSEDENGMKFLEKRALNIKQNKAMLAKLMSELESFPGSFPGRRCLPGPSSQSKTPRRRTFPGVTSRRNPDRRARPLTRSRSRILGSLSALPTEEEEEEEDKYMLVRKRKAVDGYMNEDDTPRGRRPGSMTLPHVIRPVEEITEDELENICCNSREKIYSRSLGSTCHQCRQKTIDTKTNCRNPECWGVRGQFCGPCLRNRYGEEVKDALLDPNWHCPPCRGICNCSFCRQRDGRCATGVLVYLAKYQGFGNVHAYLKSLKQEFEMQA from the exons ATGGACGCTCGCCGCGTGCCG CAAAAGGATCGCAGAGTAAAGAAGAACTTTGAGAAATTCAGATATATGAAGTTGATTTCCATGGAAACCTCGTTATCCTCTGATGACAGTTGTGACAGCTTTGCTTCTGATAATTTTGCAAACACG aaaccTAAATTCAGGTCAGATATCAGTGAAGAACTGGCAAATGTTTTTTATGAGGACTCTGATAATGAATCTTTCTGCGGCTTTTCAGAAAGTGAGGTGCAAGATGTGTTAGACCGTTGTGGATTTTTACAGAAACCAAGGCCAGATATCACTAACGAACTGGCCAGTATTTTTCATGCTGACTCTGACGATGAATCCTTTTGCGGTTTCTCAGAGAGTGAGATACAAGATGGAATG AGGCTGCAGTCAGACCACGCAGGCTGTAGGACCCGCAGTCAATGCCGGCGGGCCGGACCTCTCCGGGTGGCCATGAAGTTCCCAACTCGAAATACCAGTGGGGCAGCCAACAAAAGACCAGCACCCTCCAAACCTTCAGAGAGTTCTGTGAATGATTCCAGTTCTGATTCAGAAGATGAAAACGGCATGAAGTTTTTGGAGAAAAGGGCTTTgaatataaagcaaaacaaagcaatg cTTGCAAAACTAATGTCGGAATTAGAAAGCTTCCCTGGCTCATTCCCAGGACGGCGTTGCCTTCCAGGCCCCAGTTCA CAATCAAAGACACCCCGAAGGCGTACCTTCCCAGGTGTTACTTCCAGGAGAAACCCCGACCGGAGAGCTCGTCCTCTTACCAGGTCAAGGTCCCGGATCCTTGGGTCCCTTAGTGCTCTACccacagaggaggaggaggaagaggaggataaGTACATGTTGGTGAGAAAGAGGAAGGCTGTGGACGGCTACATGAAC GAAGATGACACACCCAGAGGTCGTCGCCCGGGATCCATGACCCTTCCGCATGTCATTCGCCCAGTGGAAGAAATCACAGAGGATGAGTTGGAGAACATCTGCTGCAATTCCCGAGAGAAGATATACAGTCGTTCATTG GGATCTACTTGTCATCAGTGCCGCCAGAAAACTATTGATACCAAAACAAACTGCAGAAACCCAGAGTGCTGGGGTGTTCGAGGCCAGTTCTGCGGTCCCTGCCTGCGAAACCGTTACGGCGAAGAGGTCAAGGACGCTCTGCTGGATCCA AACTGGCATTGTCCACCTTGTCGAGGAATCTGCAATTGTAGCTTCTGTCGGCAGCGAGATGGGCGGTGTGCAACGGGGGTCCTTGTGTACCTGGCCAAATACCAGGGCTTTGGGAATGTTCATGCTTACTTGAAAAG tctgAAACAGGAATTTGAAATGCAAGCATAA